A genomic window from Silene latifolia isolate original U9 population chromosome 11, ASM4854445v1, whole genome shotgun sequence includes:
- the LOC141614535 gene encoding uncharacterized protein LOC141614535: MFDECQLEWDELKKKYCSHLALIAYLQLTWWHNIHMFDKCFTNLVLHFGNTTTSRVELAHVQLKMWLGSAELTLDNLRKRTDVMMKGQHIEIRKTLEDSISKTGVSNLYYGNIFSMLSGRILETVIEAMQVEYNRGTDRGYYLEEYCGCTIWTTHKLLCACQLDAAVEKGRKIHPTDIQVFRSRLAYTESSHCRSSHNDVIEELFNKVRNSHLSVQRDVVETLFSKLYPEDEVVEEPENAEACRCRPRKSNTRNKFGVEHASHSHPSTTTTTDGGDGAPLQLNFEPISHIGGFVYEEFMPIPIKDGFLGAFDPDGDGHCGFRVMSHAKTGNDRNYIEMRNLLLGELKHNVYAKVYYGNHFVRLGVNDNCAMPPIHGRWSSLRNDDIAYYVDIYTERLTLWMSYIFSGLLQNPYGEENEDEVIYM; this comes from the exons ATGTTTGATGAATGTCAGTTGGAGTGGGATGAGCTGAAAAAGAAATATTGTAGTCATCTTGCACTTATCGCTTATCTTCAGTTGACATGGTGGCATAATATCCATATGTTTGACAAATGTTTTACTAATTTGGTGCTTCATTTTGGTAACACAACTACGTCTAGAGTTGAGTTGGCGCATGTTCAATTGAAGATGTGGTTAGGTTCAGCTGAACTTACTCTTGACAATTTGCGGAAACGGACTGATGTTATGATGAAAGGGCAACATATCGAGATTAGAAAGACGTTGGAAGATTCTATAAGCAAGACAGGTGTCAGTAACTTGTATTATGGGAATATATTTTCAATGTTGAGTGGAAGAATTTTGGAAACCGTCATTGAAGCAATGCAAGTGGAATATAATCGTGGGACTGATCGGGGTTATTACTTGGAGGAGTATTGTGGTTGCACAATATGGACCACCCATAAGTTGTTGTGTGCTTGTCAGTTAGATGCAGCGGTCGAGAAAGGTAGAAAAATTCATCCAACTGATATACAGGTTTTCCGGTCAAGGTTAGCTTACACGGAATCCAGTCATTGTCGTTCTAGCCATAATGATGTCATCGAGGAACTTTTCAATAAAGTTCGAAATTCTCACCTTTCTGTCCAAAGAGATGTTGTTGAGACATTATTCAGTAAGCTGTATCCAGAGGACGAGGTTGTTGAAGAACCTGAAAATGCAGAAGCATGTCGTTGTCGTCCGAGGAAGTCCAATACCCGTAATAAATTTGGCGTCGAACATGCTAGTCATAGTCACCCGAGTACGACAACAACTACCGATGGAG GTGACGGAGCTCCTCTTCAGCTCAATTTTGAGCCTATATCCCACATTGGGGGTTTCGTATATGAGGAGTTCATGCCGATTCCTATCAAAGATGGTTTTTTGGGTGCTTTTGACCCTGATGGGGATGGTCATTGTGGTTTTCGTGTAATGTCGCATGCTAAAACAGGAAATGATAGAAATTACATCGAAATGCGAAACCTACTTTTGGGAGAGCTAAAACACAATGTCTATGCCAAAGTTTACTATG GTAATCATTTTGTGCGATTAGGCGTCAATGATAACTGTGCCATGCCTCCGATACATGGTCGTTGGTCGTCACTTCGCAATGATGACATTGCCTATTATGTAGACATTTATACTGAAAGACTCACTCTTTGGATGTCTTATATTTTTT